A portion of the Acidisoma sp. PAMC 29798 genome contains these proteins:
- a CDS encoding ribokinase: MIVVFGSVGVDIVTNVARIPRPGETMACDGYVVVPGTKGANQAVAAARAGSAVTHVATCGDDAFGHVAVSIMKESGVDLSHLAIIPKPTGVCLIVVDAQAENTVVAAAGANLETRLAQLSDCPFGAGDTVILQREIPDRDTYAAVALAKARGARVVFNVAPAGPVPAEVLRDVDVLIVNEHELHAVAEAVGIDGGDPKIASCQLSARFGCATIVTLGPLGALSWQDGTFAAIPAPAVIPRDTTAAGDSFTGAFAAALDQGMDFVTAVTRGVISGSISCTRAGAQPSIPTKAEIDAFSPSASRMTA; the protein is encoded by the coding sequence ATGATCGTTGTATTTGGCTCTGTTGGCGTCGATATCGTCACCAACGTGGCACGCATCCCACGTCCGGGCGAGACGATGGCCTGCGACGGCTATGTCGTCGTGCCGGGAACCAAGGGCGCCAATCAGGCGGTCGCGGCGGCGCGGGCGGGGTCTGCGGTCACGCATGTCGCGACCTGTGGTGACGACGCCTTCGGACATGTCGCCGTCTCGATCATGAAGGAGAGCGGGGTCGATCTGTCGCATCTCGCGATCATCCCCAAGCCCACCGGTGTCTGCTTGATTGTGGTTGATGCCCAGGCCGAAAACACCGTCGTGGCCGCTGCCGGCGCCAATTTGGAAACGCGACTCGCCCAACTGAGCGACTGTCCCTTCGGTGCCGGCGATACAGTGATCCTGCAACGCGAAATTCCGGACCGCGATACCTACGCCGCCGTGGCCCTGGCCAAGGCGCGCGGCGCCCGCGTCGTCTTCAACGTCGCCCCCGCGGGACCCGTTCCCGCCGAGGTGCTGCGTGACGTTGATGTTTTGATTGTCAACGAACATGAGCTGCACGCTGTGGCGGAGGCTGTCGGCATCGACGGCGGGGATCCCAAGATCGCGTCATGCCAACTCAGCGCCCGGTTCGGCTGCGCGACGATCGTGACCTTGGGGCCGCTTGGCGCCCTCAGCTGGCAGGACGGGACCTTCGCCGCCATTCCCGCGCCGGCGGTCATACCGCGCGACACCACAGCGGCTGGGGATAGCTTTACCGGCGCCTTCGCCGCGGCTCTCGACCAGGGCATGGATTTCGTGACGGCAGTCACGCGCGGCGTGATCTCGGGTTCGATTTCTTGCACCCGCGCAGGTGCCCAGCCGAGCATCCCGACAAAGGCCGAAATCGATGCGTTTTCGCCTTCGGCGAGCCGGATGACAGCATGA
- a CDS encoding substrate-binding domain-containing protein → MKLKMAFLASTLAFMTVSGVAEAKPVKIGVALYGLKAEFMQLWAAAAKNSPEVKSGTAVVTVFDGRYDPLVQQGQFETMISQHYDAIIFAPIDADAGATAVESAHTANIPVIGTNTRANTDLLTSYVGSDDVRSGYLEAKAVLDKIGCKGNVVIIEGPIGISAQIQRSQGNQKALAECPTVKVLEMKTANWSRAEAQALMEDWLTRHPGKIDGVIGQNDEMALGAIEAIKGANLKVSDFAIGGIDGITDALLAVKAGEMTSILQDANAQAQGSLDVAIRQVVGDSYKPQSAIWQQYPNMPWAGGTAKSYNVPWTPVTPQNVDALLKMRQ, encoded by the coding sequence ATGAAACTTAAAATGGCCTTCCTCGCGAGTACTCTGGCTTTTATGACCGTGTCCGGGGTCGCGGAAGCGAAGCCCGTCAAGATCGGCGTCGCCCTCTATGGGTTGAAGGCCGAGTTCATGCAGCTTTGGGCGGCAGCCGCCAAGAACAGCCCTGAGGTCAAAAGCGGCACTGCCGTCGTCACGGTGTTCGACGGGCGGTACGACCCGCTCGTTCAGCAGGGCCAGTTCGAGACCATGATTAGCCAGCACTATGACGCCATCATCTTCGCACCGATCGACGCCGATGCCGGCGCGACCGCTGTAGAATCTGCGCATACCGCCAATATCCCGGTGATCGGCACCAATACCCGCGCCAATACCGATCTGCTGACCTCCTATGTCGGGTCCGATGACGTCCGCTCTGGCTATCTTGAGGCAAAGGCCGTGCTCGACAAGATCGGTTGCAAAGGCAACGTGGTGATCATCGAGGGTCCGATCGGTATTTCCGCCCAGATCCAGCGCAGCCAAGGCAACCAGAAGGCCCTCGCGGAATGCCCGACGGTCAAGGTATTGGAGATGAAGACCGCGAACTGGTCGCGTGCCGAAGCGCAGGCGCTGATGGAAGACTGGTTGACCCGTCACCCCGGCAAGATCGACGGCGTGATCGGTCAGAATGATGAGATGGCCCTCGGCGCGATCGAGGCCATCAAGGGCGCTAACTTGAAGGTCAGCGACTTCGCCATCGGCGGAATCGACGGCATCACGGATGCTTTGCTGGCTGTGAAGGCGGGCGAGATGACCTCGATCCTCCAGGATGCCAATGCACAGGCGCAAGGGTCGCTGGACGTCGCGATACGTCAGGTTGTGGGTGATAGCTACAAGCCGCAATCGGCAATCTGGCAGCAGTATCCGAATATGCCCTGGGCTGGCGGCACTGCCAAAAGCTATAATGTGCCGTGGACCCCTGTCACGCCTCAGAACGTCGATGCACTGCTGAAGATGCGTCAGTAA
- a CDS encoding ABC transporter permease: MTTQRRYHYLHVALELLKSYGIITAFIVLCVVLSIVSDYFLELQNILNILRQTSINGILAIGMTFVILTRGIDLSVGSVAALAGIVAASFATTSSIAGMPGAPYWAVFATVIGILTGMVAGGLSGTVVSRFRVPPFVVTLGMLSIARGLTLLYSGGLPVPDLTPRFRWIGTGEFFRIPIPIFVLLGVFAVSWWVLGRTRFGRHVYATGGNPRAATTSGISVGRVRLLVYVISGGLAGLAGIILAARTGSGLPQAGISYELDAIAAVVIGGTSLSGGIGGVTGTLFGALIIGVMNNGLDLLGVDSNYQQIFKGLMIVGAVMLDSTRRADSH, encoded by the coding sequence ATGACCACGCAACGTCGCTATCACTATCTCCACGTCGCCCTCGAGCTTTTGAAGAGCTACGGCATCATCACGGCCTTCATCGTGCTTTGTGTCGTTCTAAGCATCGTCTCCGACTATTTTCTCGAACTGCAGAATATCCTCAACATCCTGCGCCAGACCTCGATCAATGGCATTCTCGCGATCGGCATGACCTTCGTGATCCTGACGCGCGGGATCGATCTTTCGGTCGGGTCGGTCGCGGCACTGGCTGGCATCGTCGCTGCGAGTTTTGCCACGACATCGAGCATCGCGGGCATGCCCGGTGCCCCTTACTGGGCGGTCTTTGCGACTGTGATCGGCATTCTCACCGGCATGGTCGCTGGTGGTCTGTCCGGCACCGTCGTGTCGCGCTTTCGGGTGCCCCCCTTCGTGGTGACCCTGGGCATGCTGTCGATCGCGCGCGGGCTGACCTTGCTCTATTCCGGTGGCCTGCCGGTCCCGGATCTCACACCCCGCTTCCGTTGGATTGGCACCGGCGAGTTCTTTCGCATTCCGATCCCGATTTTCGTGCTGCTCGGTGTTTTCGCAGTGTCGTGGTGGGTGCTTGGCCGAACCCGTTTCGGGCGACATGTCTATGCGACGGGTGGCAACCCACGTGCCGCGACGACATCAGGCATCAGCGTCGGCCGGGTGCGCCTGCTGGTCTACGTCATCTCCGGCGGCCTTGCTGGGCTTGCTGGCATCATCCTCGCGGCGCGCACGGGATCGGGCCTGCCGCAGGCAGGCATTTCCTACGAACTGGACGCGATTGCCGCCGTCGTCATTGGCGGGACGAGCCTATCGGGCGGCATCGGCGGCGTGACGGGCACGCTGTTCGGCGCCCTGATTATTGGAGTCATGAACAACGGATTGGATCTGCTCGGGGTCGACTCGAACTACCAGCAGATCTTCAAGGGCTTGATGATCGTTGGCGCTGTGATGCTGGATTCCACGCGTCGCGCAGACTCTCATTAG
- a CDS encoding sugar ABC transporter ATP-binding protein, whose translation METNCILEVSGLRKAFGGVSALENGEFCLTAGSVHALCGGNGAGKSTFLSIIMGIIPRDAGEIKLDGRSVSFSRPAEALAAGIAIIEQELSPVLDMTVAENIFLGREYTKRLGGIDFAGMNRDAAKLLAQLGFDIAPKSLMRDLSVGQIQLVEIAKALSHEARIIIMDEPTSALGEKEVDSLIEAIRRLKAQGKGIIYVSHRLSEIFGIVDTYTVFRDGKFVASGGITEINRSELINMIVGRELKDEFIKENQPGPKTRLAVKGLNRPGKLHDISFDVHEGEIVGLYGLMGAGRTEILDCLFGIDTDWTGEIIVDGATRAMRTPRDAMDAGLALVTEDRKQSGLIMSDTVRGNLSLAVLPELSPQGVMDRKKEAAWSARMIAQFRIKAATDRLSVGSLSGGNQQKVVIGRCYLTEPGILLFDEPTRGVDVGAKREIYGIMSEFAAAGGSIIMVSGEIDEILGMADRIVVIRDGAVSGELPRAEANQQALLNLAA comes from the coding sequence TTGGAAACTAATTGTATTTTAGAAGTCTCCGGCCTTAGAAAGGCTTTCGGTGGTGTTTCAGCACTAGAAAATGGAGAGTTTTGTCTTACAGCAGGTTCGGTTCATGCCCTCTGCGGTGGAAATGGCGCTGGGAAATCGACATTTCTGTCCATTATTATGGGCATAATCCCACGTGATGCTGGAGAAATAAAGCTTGATGGACGCTCGGTCTCCTTTTCCCGACCGGCAGAAGCATTGGCCGCAGGAATCGCCATCATTGAACAGGAACTCAGCCCCGTCCTCGATATGACGGTCGCAGAGAACATTTTCCTGGGACGCGAATATACCAAGCGCCTCGGCGGAATCGACTTCGCGGGGATGAACCGCGATGCCGCCAAGTTGCTAGCGCAACTTGGCTTCGATATCGCGCCAAAGTCCTTGATGCGAGACCTTTCGGTTGGTCAGATTCAGCTGGTTGAGATTGCAAAGGCGCTCAGCCATGAGGCTCGGATCATCATCATGGATGAACCAACCTCGGCTCTTGGCGAGAAGGAAGTGGACAGCCTGATCGAGGCGATCCGCAGGCTGAAGGCGCAAGGCAAGGGCATCATCTATGTCTCGCACCGCCTCTCCGAGATTTTCGGCATCGTCGACACTTATACGGTCTTTCGGGATGGGAAATTTGTCGCTTCGGGCGGGATCACGGAGATTAATCGATCTGAACTGATCAACATGATCGTCGGGCGCGAGTTGAAAGATGAATTCATTAAGGAAAACCAACCCGGCCCCAAGACACGCCTAGCGGTGAAGGGCCTGAACAGGCCGGGCAAGCTGCACGACATATCCTTCGATGTGCATGAAGGCGAAATCGTTGGTCTCTATGGCCTGATGGGCGCCGGTCGGACTGAGATTCTGGATTGCCTCTTCGGTATCGATACCGACTGGACCGGAGAGATCATCGTCGATGGCGCAACCCGCGCGATGCGTACGCCGCGTGACGCCATGGATGCCGGCCTCGCCTTGGTGACGGAGGATCGCAAGCAGAGCGGCCTCATCATGAGCGACACCGTGCGCGGCAACCTCTCCCTCGCAGTGCTGCCGGAGCTCTCGCCGCAGGGTGTGATGGACCGCAAGAAGGAGGCGGCATGGTCCGCCAGGATGATCGCGCAATTCCGCATCAAGGCCGCGACCGATAGGCTTTCCGTCGGTAGCCTGTCCGGCGGCAATCAGCAGAAGGTGGTGATCGGGCGTTGCTATCTCACCGAACCCGGCATCCTGCTCTTCGATGAACCGACACGCGGCGTCGATGTCGGCGCCAAACGAGAGATTTATGGCATCATGTCCGAATTTGCGGCCGCCGGTGGATCGATCATCATGGTTTCCGGCGAAATCGACGAAATCCTGGGCATGGCGGATCGCATCGTCGTCATACGTGATGGCGCAGTATCCGGCGAACTCCCACGGGCCGAGGCCAATCAACAAGCTCTGCTGAACCTCGCCGCCTGA
- a CDS encoding tyrosine-type recombinase/integrase, translating into MAGKLTVLGLKALVKPGRYVDGDGLHLHVRGPERRAWVFRYTRQGKTKDMGLGSYPEVSLSSARGAAADANAVLRAKADPLQARQATATPLSSRTFREAATDYLAAHSPSWRNPKHVAQWEATLKAHAYPAIGDFLVSNIDVDAVLNVLKPIWAKTPETASRLRGRIEAILDAAKGRGWRHGENPARWKGNLSGLLPPKGRMARVEHQPSLPWEQMPAFMQALRAQAGTGAAALELAILTAARTGEVRGMRWQEIDLEEGIWLVPAERMKAGRMHRVPLVGRSLEILQRLAPTMRERDSLVFPGSKGVVPLSDMALSMVVRRMNGETKPPTWRDISGRAVVPHGFRSSFRVWAGEMTAYPREVVEASLAHTLKDKTEAAYARTDLMERRRPLMKEWGEWCGRA; encoded by the coding sequence ATGGCCGGTAAGTTGACTGTTTTGGGGCTCAAGGCATTGGTCAAGCCCGGTCGCTACGTCGATGGCGACGGCCTGCATCTCCATGTCAGAGGTCCCGAACGCCGGGCCTGGGTGTTCCGCTACACCCGCCAAGGCAAGACAAAGGATATGGGTCTTGGGTCTTACCCAGAGGTGTCGCTTTCCAGCGCGCGAGGCGCGGCCGCAGACGCCAATGCAGTGTTACGGGCCAAGGCCGATCCGCTCCAAGCCCGGCAGGCGACCGCCACCCCTCTGAGCTCTCGGACCTTTCGCGAAGCCGCGACCGACTATCTCGCCGCACATAGCCCGAGCTGGCGAAACCCGAAGCACGTGGCGCAGTGGGAGGCAACCCTGAAGGCTCACGCTTACCCCGCGATCGGCGACTTTCTTGTCTCCAATATCGACGTGGACGCGGTGCTGAATGTGCTCAAGCCGATCTGGGCGAAGACACCAGAGACTGCCTCGCGCCTTCGCGGGCGCATCGAGGCGATCCTGGATGCTGCCAAGGGGAGGGGGTGGCGGCACGGTGAGAACCCGGCCCGGTGGAAAGGCAACCTATCGGGCCTCCTGCCGCCGAAGGGGCGGATGGCCCGCGTCGAGCACCAGCCATCGCTACCGTGGGAGCAGATGCCGGCCTTCATGCAGGCGCTCCGGGCCCAGGCGGGAACGGGCGCCGCCGCGCTGGAACTGGCTATCCTTACTGCGGCCCGCACCGGCGAGGTCAGGGGAATGCGCTGGCAGGAGATCGATCTAGAGGAGGGCATCTGGCTCGTGCCGGCCGAGCGGATGAAGGCGGGCCGTATGCACCGTGTTCCTTTGGTGGGCCGCTCGTTGGAAATCCTCCAAAGACTCGCGCCGACGATGCGGGAGCGGGACAGCCTCGTCTTCCCCGGTAGTAAAGGTGTAGTGCCGCTGTCGGATATGGCCTTGTCGATGGTGGTCAGGCGCATGAATGGCGAGACGAAGCCGCCCACCTGGCGTGACATCAGCGGCCGGGCGGTGGTGCCCCACGGCTTTCGCTCCAGCTTCCGGGTCTGGGCCGGTGAGATGACCGCATATCCGCGGGAAGTTGTGGAGGCGTCGCTCGCCCACACCCTCAAAGACAAGACGGAGGCCGCGTACGCCCGAACCGACCTCATGGAGCGGCGCCGGCCGCTAATGAAGGAATGGGGCGAGTGGTGCGGGAGAGCGTAG